A DNA window from Helianthus annuus cultivar XRQ/B chromosome 15, HanXRQr2.0-SUNRISE, whole genome shotgun sequence contains the following coding sequences:
- the LOC110913910 gene encoding uncharacterized protein LOC110913910, with the protein MPKRPKIDSVYNDIDKENTQDAVLPIVTRDEASHRRKLRKLYLDNKRSNGGTTSPSLNIVSTNINSTSTPCVTQHCPVSPDVTLILQNKDRDSMRLPRSIIDKRRSTTIGVTSDNIVNKIGCHNFESTPDVANNVTPSPSSMVTSNISCSTSNRATRENGFRINISTGITSTTCTSSLNCNLQRLSSGKRKLVSKPRISSPIPMIDLTTEETVERDPYKGVSTDYLDHGDQVITCEVCYAKLWDAEKGSGRKEGGKICHMLCCGYTKVVLPDYKSATPYYKSLFMSNDNESRHFLKNIRRYNSMFAFTSMGGKVDQTVNTGNAPFCYRISGENNHSIGSLVPENRGKPKFCQLYIYDTENELANRSSDNASSSTSSDETDNKLIQQIKAKLDANNVLVKIYRMVRDCFQQNPNTTLKLRLIGKREQDGRTYNLPTSSEVAALIVGDIDNALENRDIVVETQTGSLKRISELHPSYLALQYPILFPYGDDGYRIDIPHRGVIDVTNKKRSNCTMREFFAYRVQDRSNQFSLILNSRRLFQQFLVDAYTMIESERLNFIRFQQHDPRSDTYENIRKLRYNGQQDLSKVGKRIFLPSSFTGGSRYMMQNYLDAMAICKWYGYPDFFITITCNPKWPEVQRFLKDTNLNPEDRPDILS; encoded by the exons ATGCCTAAACGACCAAAGATTGACTCCGTATACAATGATATTGATAAAGAAAACACTCAGGATG CTGTCCTCCCAATTGTTACTCGAGACGAGGCATCTCATAGAAGAAAATTAAGAAAATTATACTTGGATAATAAGAGATCAAATGGGGGAACTACATCGCCATCCCTCAATATTGTATCCACCAATATTAATTCCACTTCCACTCCGTGTGTTACACAACATTGTCCAGTTTCACCTGATG TGACTCTGATTCTACAAAACAAGGATAGAGATAGCATGCGATTACCTAGATCTATTATTGACAAAAGAAGATCTACTACCATAGGTGTTACATCGGATAACATAGTCAACAAAATTGGTTGTCACAATTTTGAATCCACTCCTGATGTGGCTAATAATGTTACTCCAAGTCCGTCAAGTATGGTAACAA GTAACATTAGTTGTAGTACCAGCAATCGGGCAACGAGAGAAAATGGTTTTCGAATTAATATTTCAACTGGCATCACATCAACCACCTGCACATCATCATTGAACTGTAATTTGCAAAGGCTATCATCTGGGAAACGTAAGTTGGTATCCAAACCACGTATTTCATCTCCTATACCAATGATCGACTTGACCACAGAGGAAACCGTAGAACGAGATCCTTATAAAGGTGTTTCCACAG ATTATTTGGATCATGGTGATCAAGTTATTACTTGTGAAGTTTGTTATGCAAAGTTATGGGATGCAGAGAAAGGAAGCGGAAGAAAAGAAGGTGGCAAAATATGTCATATGTTATGTTGTGGTTATACCAAAGTTGTGTTACCTGATTACAAATCTGCGACACCTTATTATAAAAGTCTATTCATGTCCAATGACAATGAAAGCAGGCACTTTTTGAAGAACATTCGACGTTACAATTCTATGTTCGCGTTTACGTCAATGGGTGGTAAGGTTGACCAAACCGTTAATACTGGTAATGCTCCTTTTTGCTACAGAATTAGTGGTGAAAATAATCATTCTATTGGTAGTCTTGTGCCAGAAAACAGAGGGAAACCTAAATTTTGTCAGTTATACATATACGATACTGAAAATGAGTTGGCAAACAG GTCTTCAGACAATGCTTCCTCATCAACCTCTTCAGACGAAACTGATAATAAGCTGATACAACAAATCAAAGCAAAGTTGGATGCCAACAATGTGCTTGTGAAAATTTATAGGATGGTTAGAGATTGCTTCCAACAGAATCCTAATACTACTTTAAAGCTTCGCCTTATTGGGAAAAGAGAACAAGATGGTCGGACTTATAACTTACCTACTTCCTCCGAGGTTGCTGCTCTTATTGTTGGAGATATTGATAACGCTCTTGAGAATAGAGATATCGTTGTCGAGACACAAACAGGGTCATTAAAAAGAATAAGTGAGTTGCATCCTTCCTATCTTGCACTTCAGTATCCTATTTTGTTCCCATATGGAGACGACGGTTACAGAATTGACATACCCCATAGGGGTGTCATTGATGTTACTAACAAGAAACGTTCGAATTGTACAATGAGAGAGTTTTTTGCGTATCGTGTACAAGATCGTAGTAACCAGTTTTCATTGATTCTAAATTCTCGACGGTTATTCCAACAGTTCTTGGTTGATGCTTATACGATGATTGAGAGCGAGCGACTTAACTTTATAAGATTTCAGCAACATGATCCCAGGTCTGATACATACGAGAATATCCGAAAACTAAGATATAACGGCCAACAAGATTTGTCTAAGGTTGGAAAACGTATTTTCCTTCCATCTTCGTTTACAGGCGGGTCACgatatatgatgcaaaactaTCTTGACGCTATGGCCATTTGTAAATGGTATGGTTATCCCGACTTTTTTATAACCATTACCTGCAATCCCAAGTGGCCGGAGGTTCAAAGGTTTCTTAAGGACACAAATCTTAATCCGGAGGATAGGCCTGATATTTTATCGTGA
- the LOC110913911 gene encoding putative F-box protein At3g21120, producing the protein MEAIDFDTLVVEVLSRLPAKSICRFKYVCKAWCAELSSNQFAILHCVCLNKSKNRKLISLNDMSIDVDNVISGKIEFGSTKSICFPFETPPLSLRFLFSLDGLLLVYCIRKLILWNPTTNWYTILSEDYPIHRYAHEYDTGAIYYDQSNDLKVLHIKRRYNNVFASVYSRRFGIWRDVEFINSTNFGSSSYAWSVGTLSAKTVYFIVSQCWWVIGKKFIVAFDVLSETFKLINFPLTRDLIPSQGHLITLNRNIHMFVVSEPEELIVELFKLEGEVWHKVISFQNSQTVSFQSRRHQPHIMEYNTWILMSDWGHMVTVKLTDEELHYLQDVDTFNGVNGALFIETIIPPFS; encoded by the coding sequence ATGGAAGCTATTGATTTTGACACCTTAGTCGTTGAAGTTTTGTCTAGGCTCCCTGCAAAATCAATTTGTCGATTCAAATATGTTTGTAAAGCATGGTGTGCAGAATTATCAAGTAATCAGTTTGCCATTTTGCATTGTGTATGCCTTAATAAATCTAAAAATCGGAAGCTAATATCTTTGAATGATATGTCAATAGATGTTGATAACGTAATCAGTGGCAAGATTGAATTTGGTTCAACGAAAAGTATATGTTTTCCTTTCGAGACTCCACCACTGTCATTACGTTTTCTTTTTTCTCTCGACGGACTTTTATTAGTTTACTGTATTAGAAAACTTATCCTTTGGAATCCAACTACTAATTGGTATACTATTTTATCTGAAGACTACCCTATACATAGATACGCTCACGAATATGATACTGGCGCTATCTACTACGATCAATCTAACGACCTTAAAGTACTCCACATCAAGCGTCGATACAATAATGTATTTGCAAGTGTCTATTCTCGACGTTTTGGTATATGGAGAGATGTCGAATTCATCAATTCAACTAACTTTGGTTCAAGTTCTTATGCGTGGTCTGTTGGAACACTATCCGCTAAGACTGTATACTTCATTGTTTCACAATGTTGGTGGGTAATTGGAAAGAAGTTTATAGTTGCTTTTGATGTTTTATCTGAAACATTCAAACTTATTAATTTTCCTTTGACTAGAGATCTTATTCCTAGCCAAGGGCATCTTATCACATTAAATCGGAATATTCACATGTTTGTTGTTTCCGAACCTGAAGAGCTTATTGTTGAACTCTTCAAACTCGAAGGTGAAGTATGGCATAAGGTTATATCTTTTCAGAATTCTCAAACAGTTTCTTTCCAAAGTAGGCGGCACCAACCACATATAATGGAGTACAACACATGGATTTTAATGAGTGATTGGGGACATATGGTTACCGTTAAACTAACGGACGAAGAGTTGCATTATTTACAAGATGTTGATACATTTAACGGAGTTAATGGAGCGTTATTTATAGAGACTATTATTCCTCCTTTTAGTTAG